A window of Sulfurimonas sp. C5 contains these coding sequences:
- the purC gene encoding phosphoribosylaminoimidazolesuccinocarboxamide synthase: MEKKELLYEGKAKKIWSTDDANLVISEFKDDLTAFNGEKKSSEAGKGALNNKISTELFKLLAENGIPTHFIKMLDDNHMLHKKADVILIEVIVRNIATGSLSRNLGIEDGKVLPFTLVEFDYKNDELGDPKLNDQHALILGLVEYQDELDKIRRMARQVNDILKPYFATKGLNLVDFKLEFGKDSDGNIILIDEISPDNCRFWDAKTGEKMDKDRFRQGLGGLKVAYEEVLNRILNK; the protein is encoded by the coding sequence ATGGAAAAAAAAGAACTTCTTTATGAAGGTAAAGCAAAAAAAATCTGGTCTACAGACGATGCAAATTTAGTAATCTCTGAATTTAAAGATGATTTAACAGCGTTTAACGGTGAGAAAAAATCTAGTGAGGCTGGAAAAGGTGCACTTAACAATAAAATCTCTACAGAGTTATTTAAACTATTAGCAGAGAACGGTATCCCTACTCACTTTATCAAAATGTTAGATGACAACCATATGCTTCATAAAAAAGCTGACGTTATCTTAATCGAAGTAATTGTAAGAAATATTGCGACAGGTTCACTTTCAAGAAACCTTGGTATCGAAGATGGAAAAGTACTACCATTTACTTTAGTTGAATTTGATTACAAAAATGATGAATTAGGCGATCCTAAACTTAACGATCAACATGCACTTATCTTGGGTCTAGTTGAATATCAAGATGAACTTGACAAAATTCGTAGAATGGCAAGACAAGTAAACGATATTCTTAAACCTTATTTTGCTACAAAAGGTCTTAACCTAGTTGATTTCAAACTTGAGTTTGGTAAAGACTCTGACGGAAACATCATTTTAATTGACGAGATTTCACCTGACAACTGCCGTTTTTGGGATGCTAAAACTGGTGAAAAAATGGATAAAGACAGATTCCGTCAAGGTTTAGGCGGACTTAAAGTAGCTTACGAAGAAGTACTCAACCGTATCTTAAACAAATAA
- the purS gene encoding phosphoribosylformylglycinamidine synthase subunit PurS, with product MKAIVNVSLKQGVLDSQGKAVHHALQSLHFNGVDDVRVGKQIVLQLQESDKEKAMAEVTKMCEELLANTVIEDYEIELV from the coding sequence ATGAAAGCAATTGTAAACGTATCTTTAAAACAAGGTGTTCTTGACTCTCAAGGAAAAGCAGTTCACCACGCACTACAATCACTACACTTTAACGGTGTAGACGATGTTCGTGTAGGTAAACAAATTGTTCTACAACTTCAAGAGTCTGACAAAGAAAAAGCTATGGCAGAAGTTACAAAAATGTGTGAAGAGCTTTTAGCAAATACTGTTATTGAAGATTACGAAATAGAGCTAGTGTAA